A stretch of the Capsicum annuum cultivar UCD-10X-F1 chromosome 10, UCD10Xv1.1, whole genome shotgun sequence genome encodes the following:
- the LOC107845975 gene encoding uncharacterized protein LOC107845975 isoform X3: protein MPDTHRKKQNSSVMVQDLHSITPYCFLEVSGAAILPISYQQEYENRGKESTFLEVYEEIHRKKKKNGTREDWIEMRAKNAYEEFQKSIEDWRQTQPTSEDGTMVQPSPADMTHIWIVVVSGPKKGRTYGAGVLQSSRVG from the exons ATGCCGGACACACACAGAAAAAAACAAAACAGCAGCGTTATG GTCCAGGATTTACATTCCATTACTCCTTACTGCTTCTTGGAAGTCAGTGGTGCAGCCATTCTTCCCATTTCTTATCAACAG gAATATGAAAATAGGGGAAAAGAGTCCACTTTTCTTGAGGTCTACGAAGAGAtacatagaaagaaaaagaagaacggTACAAGGGAAGATTGGATCGAAATGCGTGCTAAGaatgcatat gaagaatttcaaaaaagcatAGAAGATTGGCGTCAAACCCAACCAActtcagaggatggtaccatggtccaaccatcacCTGCAGATATGACTCATATATGGATAGTTGTGGTAAGTGGTccaaagaaaggtagaacctaCGGGGCAGGGGTTCTCCAATCCTCAA gagttggttaa
- the LOC107845975 gene encoding uncharacterized protein LOC107845975 isoform X2: protein MPDTHRKKQNSSVMVQDLHSITPYCFLEVSGAAILPISYQQEYENRGKESTFLEVYEEIHRKKKKNGTREDWIEMRAKNAYEEFQKSIEDWRQTQPTSEDGTMVQPSPADMTHIWIVVVSGPKKGRTYGAGVLQSSTMCS from the exons ATGCCGGACACACACAGAAAAAAACAAAACAGCAGCGTTATG GTCCAGGATTTACATTCCATTACTCCTTACTGCTTCTTGGAAGTCAGTGGTGCAGCCATTCTTCCCATTTCTTATCAACAG gAATATGAAAATAGGGGAAAAGAGTCCACTTTTCTTGAGGTCTACGAAGAGAtacatagaaagaaaaagaagaacggTACAAGGGAAGATTGGATCGAAATGCGTGCTAAGaatgcatat gaagaatttcaaaaaagcatAGAAGATTGGCGTCAAACCCAACCAActtcagaggatggtaccatggtccaaccatcacCTGCAGATATGACTCATATATGGATAGTTGTGGTAAGTGGTccaaagaaaggtagaacctaCGGGGCAGGGGTTCTCCAATCCTCAA CAATGTGCAGCTAA
- the LOC107845975 gene encoding uncharacterized protein LOC107845975 isoform X1 gives MPDTHRKKQNSSVMVQDLHSITPYCFLEVSGAAILPISYQQEYENRGKESTFLEVYEEIHRKKKKNGTREDWIEMRAKNAYEEFQKSIEDWRQTQPTSEDGTMVQPSPADMTHIWIVVVSGPKKGRTYGAGVLQSSSNPSLFPSSSSTLQTMEEMKAMKK, from the exons ATGCCGGACACACACAGAAAAAAACAAAACAGCAGCGTTATG GTCCAGGATTTACATTCCATTACTCCTTACTGCTTCTTGGAAGTCAGTGGTGCAGCCATTCTTCCCATTTCTTATCAACAG gAATATGAAAATAGGGGAAAAGAGTCCACTTTTCTTGAGGTCTACGAAGAGAtacatagaaagaaaaagaagaacggTACAAGGGAAGATTGGATCGAAATGCGTGCTAAGaatgcatat gaagaatttcaaaaaagcatAGAAGATTGGCGTCAAACCCAACCAActtcagaggatggtaccatggtccaaccatcacCTGCAGATATGACTCATATATGGATAGTTGTGGTAAGTGGTccaaagaaaggtagaacctaCGGGGCAGGGGTTCTCCAATCCTCAAGTAATCCTTCGTTATTTCCcagttcctcttctactttacaaactatggaagaaatgaaagcgatgaaaaaataa
- the LOC107845975 gene encoding uncharacterized protein LOC107845975 isoform X4 — protein MYRDAYYNCEYENRGKESTFLEVYEEIHRKKKKNGTREDWIEMRAKNAYEEFQKSIEDWRQTQPTSEDGTMVQPSPADMTHIWIVVVSGPKKGRTYGAGVLQSSSNPSLFPSSSSTLQTMEEMKAMKK, from the exons ATGTACAGAGATGCATACTATAATTGT gAATATGAAAATAGGGGAAAAGAGTCCACTTTTCTTGAGGTCTACGAAGAGAtacatagaaagaaaaagaagaacggTACAAGGGAAGATTGGATCGAAATGCGTGCTAAGaatgcatat gaagaatttcaaaaaagcatAGAAGATTGGCGTCAAACCCAACCAActtcagaggatggtaccatggtccaaccatcacCTGCAGATATGACTCATATATGGATAGTTGTGGTAAGTGGTccaaagaaaggtagaacctaCGGGGCAGGGGTTCTCCAATCCTCAAGTAATCCTTCGTTATTTCCcagttcctcttctactttacaaactatggaagaaatgaaagcgatgaaaaaataa
- the LOC124887941 gene encoding uncharacterized protein LOC124887941: MLHGMPLAIQIWLYECCSEVPCTVSFKVDSQIPRLLNWKTNAISPRCESLTKSLLNDANDKVVFKNIEPTRKEISTFQIPKKVVSRGGRHKQDYGDSDDDFQDPPRQDKLSISKNKYQGDSSNSHIKKKLKKQPKVIDQHTPKRTPPSHAVKISSVKTSIFKAIQAKETIPSN, from the exons ATGCTCCATGGAATGCCACTTGCCATTCAGATTTGGTTGTATGAGTGTTGTTCTGAGGTCCCTTGTACTGTTTCTTTCAAGGTGGACTCTCAAATTCCACGTCTTTTAAATTGGAAGACAAATGCTATTAGCCCACGATGTGAATCACTTACGAAAAGTTTGCTTAATGATGCAAATGACAAG GTTGTTTTTAAGAATATTGAGCCAACACGAAAGGAGATTTCAACCTTTCAGATACCTAAGAAGGTTGTATCTAGAGGTGGACGTCATAAACAAGATTATGGTGATTCTGATGATGATTTTCAGGATCCTCCACGTCAAGACAAGCTTTCAATCagcaaaaataaatatcaagGTGATTCTTCAAATTCACATatcaagaaaaagttgaagaaacaaCCAAAAGTTATAGATCAGCATACACCAAAAAGGACTCCTCCAAGTCATGCTGTGAAGATATCTTCTGTGAAGACATCAATTTTCAAGGCGATTCAAGCAAAAGAAACAATACCTTCAAACTGA